GTGCTCAGGCACCCTCCCAGGCCCCTCCCCGGCTGCTTTGGAGCTCGGTGCGTGTGCGAGAGAACCGCCTCTCCCGGACGGTCCAATGGCCACCCCTGCCCTCAGAATGACGCTCCGGGAACAGACCCCGACGGGGCGGGCAAACGCCCGGCCCCACCCGGCAGAGCTCGACCCGAGCGGCGCCGCACCGCGCCCGCCTGCCCCGCCGGATggcaagcctgcctgcctgcagtcCCTCCTCTGccgaggcgggcgggcggagggggGCGAGTATAAAGGAGGAGGGCAGGGCCGCCGGGCGAGGAGAAGCCGGACCAAACGCCGCCGAAGCGCCGGCAAGTGGCGGGGGGTTAGGAGAGGGGGACCCGAGGAAGGGGGggctgctgggggaggggaaggcaggGGCGGGGGCAGCATCTCCCGCCGCCGCCTGGCGATAGCAAGGGGGGGTGGACTGGGGCCTCCCGCCTGCCCTCCGGTCTCCTTCCCTCCGCTCGTCTGCCGGAGGCCTCCAGACCCCCGGTTGTCGCCTCTCGCCGGCGCCCTCCTGCCCGCTCCGTCGTTGCTTGCGCGGCTCCCCCTCAGCCAGCGAGAGCACCGAGGCGGAGAGGAACGGCGCCGGTTGCCCCGGGAAGCCGGCTTCACGTGCAGCTGCCGCCCGGGGGAGAGGCGGGCAGCCGCCGGCAGGAGGCTCCGCGGCCCGCCTCGCCTTGCTCCGATCCAGACGGCGGCAGCCCCCGTCGCGCCGGCGGCGCCCACCGCGGGGGACCCGGCGCGGTGGCCCCGGCCTGCCTTCTCTCCGGCAGCCGAGGAGGGAGCGCAGCCGGCCCGGACCTGCCTTGGACGCccggggcggtgggggggggggagccttccgAGGCGCCGGGCGCATGGACGGTGCGCGGGCTCAAGGGAGCCCGGCTGGCGGCGGGCGCCCCCGCGCATCCCCGAGGCGGGCAGAGAGCGGGAGCCTTCCCCGAGCCGGGCTCCTAGTCCCCGCCGGCGCAGCCCGGAAGGGCTCCTTCTCCTCCGCAGCCCGGCGAGGGACCGGGGCTGAGGTCGGCGGGGCGATGGAGCGAGAGGCGGGGACGGAGACCCCTCGGAGGGAAGGCGGGCCGGCGGCGCCCCTCGGGCGGTCCCGGTCCTCGGGCTTCCTGGCGCTGGTCCGCACCCCGACCCCGAGCCAGGCAACGTGGCTCTTCCGCAGGGCGACTCTTGGGGGTCCCCCAGTCGGCCGGGCCGCCGAGCGCCGAGCGGTCTGGGGAAGCCGGAGGGGGGGGCGTCCTGTGGGGGCTGCGGGCGACGGGCCTCCCTCTGCCGCCGCCCAGGGGACCGCCCGCCTTGCCGCTGCCGGCGGGAGCGACCCGAGAACTTCGGAGGTTGGGCCCAGGCCAGAGAGATCCTCTAGAACCCTGAGCACCGCCAGCTCTTAGGATCGCGGCATCTCCGAACGCAGAGAGCGGGGCGCAGGGGGCTCCGAGCGCTCAGCAGCCTCCGGGCGGAATGCGCGAGCCGCCCCTGCGCGGTCTCTCCCTCTGGAGCCCCGCTTGGGATCGCTGCTGCTGGCCGAGGGCCGACTGCTCTCCTCCCCTTTCAGGACCCGACTCGCCATGGCTCCCTGcagctgcttcttcttcctcttcctcctccccgcCTGCCTGGGAACAGACGCTGCCGCCGCGGTCACGCCAGGGTGCAAGATCCGCATCACGGCCAAGGGCCTGGAGCTGGGTGAGGAggcggggcgggggagagacGTGCCCTGGGGGGGGTCCCCGTGGCCCCTCCCTGTtggaaggagaggggggaagaTGGTGCTAGCGGTGGGTGTGTGCGTGGGTGCTGGGCGGTCCTCCTCCTGGTTCGGCTGGGGGCTATGCTCTAGCCTGACTAACCCACCAGagagtgtgtgggtgtgtgggtattggggggggggacagtagaAGCAGCTTGGTGacgggggggggtgagggggctTTGGGCTCTGAGGCCACTCTGGGTCTTGCAGTGAAGCAGGAGGGCCTGCGCTTCGTGGAACAAGAACTGGAGCACATCACCATCCCCGACCTGCACGGCAAAGAGGGCCACTTCCACTACAACATCAGCAAGTGAGTCGTCCAGCGGGGGACAGGCTGGCCGGGCAACCTCCCAGAGGTGCCCTGGGATCCTCAAAAGAGGTCATTGCTGCCCCCCCAGCGTCTAAAAAAGGACACTCGTGGGCATTCTGCCGCTGGCAGAGGACCACAGGACATTCCGCACACAACTGGGTTTCCATTTTTCCTCAATTCAGCCGCTGTGGGGCACAGGCCATCCGTGGGCTGGATGCTTCCCACCCCTGGAAGCAGGATGTCCATGAGTcgtgatctccccccccccatagtgaGCCTCCAGCCTGTCCCCCCCAAACAGGAAGTTTAGGGCTGGCCCTCTGACCAGCTGTGCTGCTGAAGGACTAGATGGGCACCACGGGGGGGGGTGCTTTGCTGCTCTGGGTTGTGGCGTGGAGGGCCTGAGACATCTGGGGAGAGGCAGAGGGGGACCCTGGGCTCCCCCCTGCCAGACCCACGCCATGATGCACTTGGCTTAGAAGGGGGTCAGGGTGGGGTGAGGACTGACTGGAAGAGCTGGTCCCCCCCCCACTGGTCTTTGGGAGGGATCTGGCTCTTGTGGGAGAGGGGCAGTGACCCGTCCCATAGGAGGGCCAATCCGGAAGGTGCTGGTATGGAGCTGGGCAAAGACTGGAGCCCAAAGACTTGCCACAGGAGAAGggggattcggggggggggaggagagcaaaGGGCAGCCCCAGTCAATCGTTGGTGGCCCATCGGGGTCGCTGGgagcgggcaggcaggcaggcagctgccgaccctgatttcccctccctttcttgaTCCACAGCGTGAGGGTGACCCACCTGCATCTCGCATCCTCTGACCTGCGTTTCCAGCCCAAGCAGCATCTGGCCTTCAGCGTCCAGAACGGCTCCATCACTTTGCGCTTCCGGCGCCAGCTCCTGTATTGGTTTTTGTGAGTGGCATGCTGTGGTGTGGCCTGGCGTGGCCTCCCCTCCTTGCAAGGCCCTCCCTCCAGCTGCTGACCTTGCATCCTGGAGCCCCCACGGAAGGCGGCCAAGCCGAGGTCCCTGAACGGTGGCAGAACCCATAACTTGCGCCCTCCCTTGCAGGTCGGACTTGCCGCTGGCGTCTCCCCTGCGCAGCTCCATCCCCTTTTCCAACTGCCTGGATCTGGGGGAGGGGGCTCTCCCTCCTCCTGGCTTCCTCTAACCCGGTgctctctcttcccaccccacccccccagctaTGACATTGGCTCCATCAACACCTCCGCCGAGGGCGTCCACATTCACACAGCGCTGGAGCTCTCGAGGGATAGCACTGGGCGCCTCAAGATCTCCAACAGCAGCTGCAACGCCTCCATCACCCGCATGCATGCGGGATTCAGCGGGACCCTCAGGTACCCCCTCCCGGGGCCCTGCTGCCCCCGTTCTCTCTGCGCTTCTTGGGTGGAGGCTCTTGCTTAGgaccccccccagcccccaggAACTCCTGCCTCTGTCTTGTTCCTTTGGCCGAGATGCCTCCTCACAACTCACGAGGACCAAGTCCTGACCTGCTGACCTCTCcgggatcagagcttggaaagtttccCCATAagacgactcccagaatcctccagccagtaaTCCCTAAGGAGGCATTTCCCCAAATTCTGTAGAGGGAATGgattgagcggggggggggggcagaggcaggGGGCACACAGGATGTGATGCAGGGTGACTTGCTAGCTGGCTCCCGCTTGGAGGCaatgagagggaaagcagggcCTGTTTCAGACAAGCACAGACTTTCttcctttgtaaggagaaaggcaggattaaaatattttaaataaaaataaataaatagattcatACCTTTTCCTTGGAGGTCGGGGGGAGGGGCACAAGGGTTGAGCACACCATTTTATGCTCTTTCTGTTTCTCATCCCACCCCAGAAAAGTGTATGAATTCCTGGCCACTTTTATCACCACCGGGATGCGCTTCCTCCTCAATCAACAGGTGAGGCCCAAAAGAgcccacagtgtgtgtgtgtgggggggaagagacccatctctctccccccaccccaccccaagagtTCCTGCATCTCAGGAACCGAAGAAACGGGACCTCCCTGTCAAGATCACCGTCCAGAGCTGCCAGGTGGAAAGGCAACATCtctgctctgcccccccccccccgcatctccATGTTCCTTATCATTAGTACAACCTGTTGTGAAATTTGGGGtggcgttggggggggggggacccaggcCCTGCATCTCTCCGCCAGCTGTTCTTGGTCTGTCTGATGGAGGCCAAGCACCAGAAGAATTGTCTCAGGACCCTCCTTCCCTCGCATGGCtgcgcactcccccccccaaagcacatGGTTGTTCCTGGCAGCCCCTGGGGGGCAGGGAGGTGGTGGGGCTGTAGCCATCGAAGGTCTCTGGGAAGGAGCTGAGCTGGCGGCTTTTGCCAACCCTCTCTTGCCTGGCATTTGGAGGAAGGACTCTTGGAtcctctgtgcccccccccccccagccactctGACTTGGTGGACCAAGCATGGAATGGTTGGGGGGGGCATAAGGGTCCTTTTGTGCCCCCCCCTTTCACCACCTCTCTTGGCTTCCAGATCTGCCCTGTACTGAACCACGCTGGGCTGGTGCTGCTCAACTCCGTGTTGGACACGGTGCCAGGTGGGTGGCCGGGAGCAGAGCGGGACGACTCCTCGGTGCCACGTTAAGGGAGGCAGGCAAGGGGGGGCCCTTGGGGGAACAGAGGCCAAGCCCAAGGCATCAACggctctttctccctcctctctcctcacccATCATGGCTTCGGATGTTGCAGTACACAACCCAGTTGATGATCACATCGGGATAGACTATTCCCTGCTGAAGGATCCCCTGGTCACTTCCGACACCCTGGACCTGGACTTCAAGGTACTTGctgagggtggggggtggggtggctggTGAGCAAGGACGTTGCGGCAATGGGAGCCTGAAAGAGGAAGCAGACAGGACTtgggagacccgggttcaaatatCTGCCTGGCCATGGGAATCTATTCCTTAAGCATCTCATGCACCTTGGAAACCCTGCCAGGGTCACTGTGAGTCGGAACCGACGGGAGGGCATGCAgccatagcagcagcagcaggaggaggccaAGGGGCACCAGCAAAACCACTGCCTGCTTTCCTTGCAAGAGCTTTAAAACACGAGCTGGGTCTCGTTTTGCTGCCCGGGGCAGCCTCCTCTGAGACAACCCGAGGTAGCTCCCTGTCCGCCCCCATCCCTGGCGGCATGTTCTGCTCGCAGTTCAGGGGATCAGCCAAGATCCCCACCGACATGATCCCTGCTACTTGGCCCTGTGCATCATGCATGCTCAGGTGGGAGCAGGAAGGAAGGGTCATCGTTTTGATTCCCATTGAGGGAAAGCCCGGCACCTGCTCCCTGGTGGAGGTGCAGAATCGGGGAGCAAGGTAAGGGGAAGCAAGACCCCCTCGGCTCATGGCCTGCAAGCGGTCCTTCTCAGCAGTGTCCATTGGGGCCACggtggggcgagggggggggcttggaggAGGGACTCTGCAACTGTGTTTGACTGGGGGCTATTCCTCCCCTCCCGCAGGGCATGTTCTTCCCATTGCGAGGCAAGAACGTGACGCTACCCAACGAAGCGCCGGAGCCCCTCATCAAGGAGACGGAGCGCATGGTGTACATGGCGGTCTCCGAGTACTTTTTTGATTCCGCCCTATTTGCCTACTACCGAGCAGGCGTGCTGAGCATGGAGATTGCTGGTGCCCAGGTGGGTCGGGGCATCGGCTTCGCGTTACGGCTGGGGCTACTGGCCTAGACCAGGGCCGTGcccccccccggtgcctcctGGTTCTGATCCGAGGCTCCTGTTCCAGGTGCCCAAAGATCTGGAGGTTTTGCTTAGAGCGTCGTTCTTTGGGAGCATTGTCATGATGGTGAGTAAGGTGGCGCGGACGAGCCTTGGCTTGGGCTGGTCTCTCGCCTCAACATGGTAGGCCTGGAGGGGACTCTGGGAGGGAAGAAGTCGGGTGCTATGAGTAAGCCTCCCCCACCTGTGTGGGATCCGACGCCCTGGGCCAAAGCCCTCCTCCCCCAGTTCTGACCCAGTAAGGCCTGCATGCTGCCATGCGCGTCCTAAACCGAGGCTGGGCAACGGGTGGCTCTCCCGGGGCTTTCTGGCTGCTGCCCCCGGCGGGTCTCGCAGCAGGCCACCCTAACGAACCTGGCCAgggcagtccccccccccgagtcatGCAATCTAAGGGGGCAAGAAGCCACCCGTCAGGAACCAAGGCCTTTAACACCCCCTCTTTCAAAAGTCAAAAGAGGAGTCCTGCCGGGGGGGATTCAGCTTCTTAACGGTTAGGGAAACACAAGAGGGCTTGGCCAGTGGCTTTCTTATCCCACGGGGCTGGGGAGcgctccctctcccctccccacccccaccttctcACCCCTTTTGCACCCAGAGCCCCTCGGCGATGGATGCGCCCCTGATGCTCAAGCTCCAGGTGTCGGCCCCTCCGCGCTGCAGCATCAAAAGCTCCGGCACATCCGTCTTGGTCACGGCCCTCCTGGACATCTTCTTGGCCCCCCCGGGGCAACCCCCCGTCCCCCTCTCCAGCATGACGATGGTGAGCCCAGCAGGCgtctgcctgcctcccccccccacggatATCCCTCCCCCTGCTGCCAAGGTTCGTTTCCCCTGgactgggtggggagggaaggaaggaagggggtgtcACAGCCTTGCTCCTGGCTCTCCTGAGAGATGGGACAGAAGTGTGGGGGggcatgggggggcagggtgcATCCCCTTCCAGAGCAGCAGCCGTGGGAGGACCTCAGTGACCCCCTGACCAAACCCCTGGCGTTTTCTTGCAGGAAGCGCGGATGAGCGCGAAGGTGATGCTGCGGGAGAAAGCTCTGCAGATGCAGATGGACTTGAGAAGGTGCcccagggaggaggagaaggaggaggggtgggtgggggggggactcttgGCCTGGCCTGGCCGTTCACTTCTCCACCCGCCCTCTTGTTTAGGTTCCGGATCTACTCCAACCAGTCAGCCCTGGAATCTCTGGCAGTAAGTGTCGGCTGGGGAAAGGCAGGGTCGGGAGGGGTTTGGAGGGTCGCCTAGCCCACCCCTGCTGCTTCAGGGGTCAATACCAGAGGCTctggacaacccccccccccgcaaaccgtggggagaaggcaaggagCGGGCACGGCTTGTCTTGTGTGGGCTGCTGCTTAGGAGGCCCTGCAGTCCAGCCTCTTCAGAAGGGTCCGTTCTGCCCGAGACCCTGAATCGCCAGCTGCTGGCCGGAGCAGCACACCCTCCCCAAGCCAGATGGATCTTCAGCAGCTGCTTCCTGGActtgtttcccccctccctttgttcattctttctcccctcccccttttctagCTGATCCCCCTGCAAGGCCCCCTGAAGACCCTCCTGCAGCTGGCCATCATGCCCATCATTAACGGTAAGAGCAGGGCCATgggaggccccccccccccccggtgattcCTGCCTGCAAGGGCTTCTTCGCCTAGGTGTCTGATGCGAGggctgtgtgcgtgtgtgtcgcTGCCTTAGCCCTTTTTCTCTTCGGCTCAAACCCTTTGCCCTGCTTGCAGATATGACCAGGAAAGGGGTCCAGATCCCACTCCCAGAAGGCATGGACTTCACGAGGGAAGTGGTCACCAACCACATGGTAGGTGGGCCGTCGCCTGTCAGGACGGTACAGCCACCTCCCACCCAGGAGGCCGAGTTCCCCTTGGGGGCAGCCGGACCCAAGGTGAGCCCCCCGCATTGCCCCCTCAAcggcctcttctctctcttcttccccccccttccagggCTACCTCACAATTGGGGCCGACCTTCATTTCTCCAAGGGGCTGAAAGAGGTGATTGAGAAGTACCGCACAGCGCCGGTGACGTCGCCAACCCCCGCGGCTGCTTGAGCCTTTCCTGACGATTCCTGACCTGCCTGCCCCCCTGCGGTCCCTCCGCTCCATCCCAGGATCAAGAGGGCCTTGTAAGGATGGCACCAGGTGGTTATCTGGGCCGGTCTGCTAATAAAACACCTTCCAAGACCATGGAGCCTGACTGGAGGGTCTGCCCTGCGAGTGGCTGCGTGTGAGCAACCCCCCCTTCCACTCCTGTCCAACTGAGCGGCTTCTCCAAGAGGGCCCCCCCCTTGCCCAGCTCTGAGAAGCAGCCAAGGCGTTCCCAGAGACCCTCTCTCAGGGCAGGGCTGCTTCTCGGCGGGAGAGGGTCTTTCCAGCTGTCCTCTGAGCGGGTGCTGCCGGGCCCTGTTCGGCCATGGGGTAGGGATGGGGAGGGGTCAGGAGGCAAAGCAGCCCCTCTGGCACTGCCAAGTAGGGTCTTTCCAGCTGTCCTCTGAGCGGATGCTGCCGGGCCCTGTTCGGCCATGGGGTAGAGATGGGGAGGGGTCAGGAGGCAAAGCAGCCCCTCTGGCACTGCCAAGTCTTCCCGGGGGCACCTTCAGAGAAGCAGACGCAGCCTGGACTGCCATGATCTCAGTGGAtggtcgtggggggggggacgggacgggGACCTGCGAGGCAGCCAACCCCGAGCAGCCAAGGGCGAAACACTTCCCTCGACTTTGCAGCCTGTGCCGAGCCTCCCTTTGCATTTCTGGGAAGAGAGGGGCAGGCAGCCTGACCCTGACCTCCGGcagaaagcatctgaggaaggagGCCCTGCCGGTAGGTTCTCCCCAGCGGGAGACCAAGGCTGAGTGGCTCTGCCCTCCTCTGTGGTCTGAAAAAAGCTAgctaggaggaagagaaagtcccgaagcccctccctccctccctcccatccttccttccttcccctgctgAGCTCTTGACTAAAGCCACTGCACGCTGGAgccaaaaagaggaaaagaaaacaaggagggggggggggcttgcaagTTGGCTCTGCTGGTTCCCGATCCATTCTTTCCTCCAAGCAACCTCCGGGTCACTGAGGCAGCAAGGCAGGGAGGGGACAGGCACAGAGGGGCAGGAGACGCAAAGGGGTTCAGGGCATCATCCGCTGCCGTGCTGCCTCTCCCAGGGGGGGTGTGGGTTAGGGATGGGGTGGGATGGAGGGATAAGCGTAATAGAAGAGCAAACCACGCATAGAAAGGGCAACGACTCAGCCCCAAAGAGAGGACACGACCCCTCACTTCCTTTAGAAAAATAGTTTTAATAGCTTTCCTCGACTGAAGCGTGAGGCCCTGAGAGTCCCGGAGGAGAGGAGGGATtcttcgtcttcctcctcctcctcctcctcctcctcctcctcctcctcctcctcctccagggagCCCAGCTCCTTCTTCAAGGCAGAGAACTAAGGCTGAGAAGTGGTCCCTCCAGGgacggtgggggtgggggtgggggtctccACCCACCCAGAGGTCAGTGCAAATGTGCAGatagggaggggaaaagggaaggagtggGACCCAAAGAAGGGGGCCTCCGTAGGGGGCACCCCTCCCTCCGAATCACCAGAGCAAAGTGGAAGCCCCAGACAGCGGCAGGATGGACAGGGAGGCAGGTGGGGAgtcccccctacccacccacactTGAAGGAGGCGGCAGGGCCGGAGGGCCAAGGGAGAGCAGGGCCGCCACGGGAGGTGGCACCACCCGCGGCCCCCCACCAGTAGCACGTGGCCCTCGCCAACAGGAGAGCAGGAAAGCGCAGGCTGGGCCTCGGCTAGAAGGGCTGGCGGGTGATGAAGCGCTGAAACATGTTGAAGGCGGCTCGGGGCTGGTCGGTGGGCACCATGTGTCCTGCTCCCTGTGGAGAGGCAGGGAGGAGACACTTGCAACGGGTGCCGGGGCCTTaggccctgccccccccaacccccagccTCTTCAGAACAGTCCGGTCTGCACCCCACTCCACACCCCCAACCCCATTACCTTGACAGTGAGAAAGGCAATATTTGTGAACTCCTTCACGAAGCCCCCGATCTGGTCCTGCCCGTTCTCATCGGTATAAATCCAGGGTCGCCGAGACACCTCCACCTGCCGCCAAAGACAGAGGGGGGGCAGCCCACCCCCCTCGCAGTTTAGAGGGCAAGCCGTGTGAGCTTCTGGCTGGCGGGATCCTCAAAGGGCCGGCCATCCGTGggcacctccctccctccgtcttccccgacccacccacccacccacccgctgaCCACGGAATCTTCAAGGCACAGCCAGGACACGAGGGTGGGTGTGAGGGAGCGAGGTAATACCACTCCGGTCCCCAGCACAAGCTCACCTTCTGGCGCAGGGAGTCCACAAACCACTCATCCCCCAGGAAGTTGCAGGCCATGTCCACGTCGCCGTTGTACAGCAAGATGCGGTATTTCTGCAACCGAAGCAGCTGGaatgaggcgggggggggagaggcaggagggGAGGCCCGCCCGGTCCCAGATGGCCCACCCACACGGGCCCGAGTGCTGCCCCCTCTGCCGAGAGGCTCACCGCGGTGCTGAGCAGCTTCAGGTACTGGTCGTTCATCTTCTGATACAGGCGCTTGTAACCTCGGCTGACCGCAAAGCTACCGGGAAGGAAAAGAGGCAAACGGTGTCACCGACAGGCCCCTCGCGGTGCCGGGACCAGAAGGGCCTCCCTCCCAACTCTCACCTGCACATTTCCCACTCGGGGGCATCGTCCACGATGTGCAGGGCCTTGCGCACCTGGGGCGCATTCATGTAGGCAGAAGGAGCGCTGGTGTTGGTGCAGGGAGGGTCCAGGCGCACCCGCTGCTTGCCGGCTTGCAACCTGAGCAagttctgggaaaggaaaagtcAGCCCGCCACTCGTCCCCTTCCCTTAAAACATGCCCCttattctgctgctgctgctgctgctgcaaagaAACCTTACAGCTTTTCAGGTTCCCAGGTTTGACTTTGTGACCTTTACTTAGCAAGCTGTGAAACTGCTGCTAAGATGAAAATGTGTTTCATAAAATGAAATGCAGGGCCAGAAAGGCACCAGGACAACTGGCATGCCTAACCCGCCCTTCATGCTTCCTTCCCCACGACCACGGGCCGGTCCAGCAGAGAGCCGGAGCACGCTTGTGCAGAAAAGGAGCAGGCAGAGCGAGGGGGAAAGGCTCAGACAAGCCCACAAGGCCGGTTCACCCCACTGGCCGCTCACGTTTCAGATCTCCAGAGTTTTCAGGCACCCCAGAGAGACGAGGGCGACACATAGAGGGGTGTGTGAGCTCTCCAGGGGGAAGGAGCTCCAGAGCAATCCAGATGCTTCTCTGGGGCCTTCTGGGTCTGCTGAAGAGTAAAGGTCCTGGGTCTGCCCTGCCCCACCCCATTTGCCCAGACCTCTGATGGTGGGGCGGGGGGTTAAGGGTGGGGAGGGCTGCCATGCCACTGCTCAGAAAGTGGGAAACGAATGGGCCACCCTCCAGGGAGAGCCTCTCACCTGCCTCCAGGTGAAACGAAACGGCTGCCGGAGGAAGTTGTTGCCGAGGTCTTGCGTGACGAGGACCCCGTCGTGGTACCTAGAGGACAGACAACGCCCCCACTGGGTCCAGGGCCAGCTGCTGCGGCTACTACTGCCAATTGCCCCCGTCCCAATCCTCTGCCCAAGAGGAAAAGGAGCTTGGCTGCCAGGGGACGCTGGCCGAGGAGCTCCCTCTCAGCGGCCCCCCTCCCCACTCAGGCAGCAGGCAGCCAGGTGTACCTGTAGCTCCCAGGCACTCC
This sequence is a window from Pogona vitticeps strain Pit_001003342236 chromosome 4, PviZW2.1, whole genome shotgun sequence. Protein-coding genes within it:
- the PLTP gene encoding phospholipid transfer protein produces the protein MAPCSCFFFLFLLPACLGTDAAAAVTPGCKIRITAKGLELVKQEGLRFVEQELEHITIPDLHGKEGHFHYNISNVRVTHLHLASSDLRFQPKQHLAFSVQNGSITLRFRRQLLYWFFYDIGSINTSAEGVHIHTALELSRDSTGRLKISNSSCNASITRMHAGFSGTLRKVYEFLATFITTGMRFLLNQQICPVLNHAGLVLLNSVLDTVPVHNPVDDHIGIDYSLLKDPLVTSDTLDLDFKGMFFPLRGKNVTLPNEAPEPLIKETERMVYMAVSEYFFDSALFAYYRAGVLSMEIAGAQVPKDLEVLLRASFFGSIVMMSPSAMDAPLMLKLQVSAPPRCSIKSSGTSVLVTALLDIFLAPPGQPPVPLSSMTMEARMSAKVMLREKALQMQMDLRRFRIYSNQSALESLALIPLQGPLKTLLQLAIMPIINDMTRKGVQIPLPEGMDFTREVVTNHMGYLTIGADLHFSKGLKEVIEKYRTAPVTSPTPAAA